The genomic DNA CTTTTTTATGGAAAGGCAGGTACCGAGGGATCCCGCCGTTGTCGGGACCAAACAGCTGGACAACTGTGAAAGCTGAAAACCCAATCTGGTAATCGCTTATGCGGAAATTCAAAAACCAGTTGAATTTGTTGTTTTTCTTCCTGAGTTCCTCTTGATAAGCTACTAATCTGAGGTAGAATTATGTGTGCCCCAGTTTGGGGAATCCCATCCTGAATCCCATCGTTTGCGCTTTATCCAAATGCCCGATCGTTTCGGCAGATCTGCCATTCACACGGGGGTGCTTGATGAAGCGGCTATTTGTTTTTTTGGCAATTCCGTCAATATATTAAAAACAGGAGAGTCAGACCATGAAATACAAACAACTTGGAAGAACAGGGCTGCTCGTTTCGGAACTGTGTTTCGGGACCATGACCTTCGGCGGGAAAGGTTTCTGGAAAGCCATCGGACAGTTGCCCCAGGCCGCTGCCAACGATCTCATCGACCGCGTGCTGGAGGCGGGTGTCAACTTTATCGACACGGCCAACGTCTACTCCGAGGGGGAATCTGAAAAGATCCTGGGAAAAGCCCTGGGGAAGCGCCGCAAGGATGTCGTACTGGCGACAAAAGTGTTCAGCCGGATGGGTCCGGGGCCCAATGAAACAGGGCTGTCCCGCGCTCACATCATGCAGGCTGTGGAAGACAGCCTGACCCGGCTGGGTACCGATTACATCGACCTTTATCAGATCCACGGTTTTGACGCCCTCACCCCCATGGAGGAGACCCTGCGGGCCCTGGACGATCTGGTCCACTCCGGGAAGGTCCGATACATCGGATGTTCCAACCTGGCGGCCTGGCAATTGATGAAAGCCCTCTGGATCTCCGACAAATGTAATCTGCACCGTTTTGAGAGTCTCCAGGCTTATTACACCATTGCCAGCCGGGAACTCGAGCGGGAACTCGTACCGCTCCTGGAGGACCAGAACCTGGGCCTGATGGTCTGGAGCCCCCTGGCAGGAGGACTTTTAACCGGGAAATTCGACCGGGAGGGCAAGGGCCCCGGCAATGCCCGCCGCGCTGATTTTGATTTTCCGCTGGTGGATAAGGAGCGGGCCTTTGACCTTGTGGACGTGATGCGGGAAATAGCAGAAGATAAGGGTGTAACCGTGGCACAGGTGGCCCTGAGCTGGCTTCTGCACCAGCCCGTTGTCACCAGTGTGATCATCGGGGCCAAAACTCCGGAGCAGCTGAACGAAAACCTCGCCGCCCCGGATGTCCAGCTGTCTCAGGACGACCTGGCCCGTCTTAAAGATGCCAGCGAACTGCCTCCAGAGTATCCCGGCTGGATGATCAATCGGCAATCCAGACACCGCTTCCCGGAAACACCGGAAGACGAGTGATAAGCTAAAGGATCGTAGGGTCGTGCCCTGCCGGGTCGAAGCTTTAGCGAAAACCGATGCCGCTCCTTCGACAAGCTCCCATCGACTGAGCTCAGGGCAGGGCAGGCAGAGGACACGGAGGAATACATGATCTGGGGGAAAGAACGGTTCCTGCGAGAGCAGAGCGTAGAACCCAGAACGCAGAATAAACTGACTACGGATCACGGATCACAAATACAGAACGCTGGAAAAAATCTAACCTTGCGTCATTCCGGGCAACGACCCGGAATCCAGCCTGGATTGCCTGTCCCGAGCCCAGTCGAGGGGTCATGGCGAACCCTAAAACAGTCCCGATTTTTTACTCTTCCTCCCCCTATGGAGGGGGACTTCGGAATAAATAGGATAGGATTTCACCATCCCCTCAGTCCCCTCCCCTCAAGGGAGGGGAGGTTGCGGAAGCGGATTCCTGATAGGAGGATTGAGGTGGGGGTAACTGGAATTCAGCCATGTGAAGCGATCTCAGGTTTTTGAGATCTGAGATCTGAGATTTGAGATTCGCCCTTTTTGCAGGGACACTCTTCGATCACGCCATCGGCGTCACTCAGGGCAGGCACGAGGGTTTCAAGTCCGCTCCCGTTATTGACGGTAGGCCTTAATGAACGACACCTTTAAGCGGAAGGGACCTTTCTGGCGTTGGGATATGAGGAGCCCCAGGGCGACAATGGGTGATGGGTCCAGTTCCGGCGCTCCGGGGACTATCTCGCCGCGAAAGGTGGGGACGAACCGGCCAAAGGGGATCTTCAGCTCCTCCCAGACCCCTGGTTTGGTATTAAAAATGGCTCTGTAAATCACAGAGTCGAAACGCGGCTCTGTGGTCACTGAAAGTTTGTATGAATTCCCGTCACCCATAAAAGAGATTGCGAGACCCTGGTAGTCAGACAGATCGAAGTCCAAGTGTCCGGAGCGCACCGATGCGAACCCTCCCCCGTGTTCCATGGAAACCTCGCCGGTAAAAAGGGCGCCTGATGAATCTTCGTAAAGGAAGGCACTGTTGGAAACCCCTCCCATAACCCGGTCGTCGATGGAACCCCACGATGCGGCGGCTTCGGGTGAACTGAAATCGAACAGTGTAAGTAGTTTGTCCATTACAGGGAAATCCTCCTTTTGTTGTGTTAACCTGAACTTAATCATCATTGCAGATGGCTGATGGGAAATACTGCAGGAATGATATTTAAATTAAAAAGCATGGAAGGACTAAACGGCAAGATCCTCACGTAAGGCGGACCCATTTTGGATGAGATGACACTTAAAGACGAAAACCTGATCCTGGTTACCGAAGCTGATGGCAGCTATTTTGACAAGAGCAACCAGATGTTCGGAAATCTCTTTGACTATATCAAGGGTCATAACATCCCGATGTCTGCCCCTGTGGAGGGCAGCGTTGATGAGGAGGCCCGGATGGTCTTCTACGTCGGGCCCGGTGTTGAGGACGAAGGACTCACCGACGATGGGAAGGTCAGGGTTGTCCGTCTTCCGGAGCGCAAGGTTGCCGCCATGGGAGGGCGGGGATCCTACAAGGAGAAAAACGTCCGAAAATACCTGGATCAACTGGAGGCGTACCTTGCCGGGCAATCCCAATACGAGACTGCAGGCCTTGCCTACACTGTTTTCTGGAACCCGCCTTTCATCCCCTGGTTCCTGCGCCACCTGGAAGTGCACATTCCCGTTCGATCCACTGAAGACGGTCCCGGACAGTAGGATTTTGATGATGCCCGAAACACTCGAGGATCGAGTCCACAAGCTCAACGACAGGCCCCAGGGGGAAGGGCCGGTGGTCTACTGGATGAGCCGTGACCAGAGGGCTTCCGACAACTGGGCCCTTCTTTATGCGCAGCAAAAGGCCATCGAAGCGAAAGAACCCCTGCTTGTCGTTTTTTGCCTGGTCCCTGATTTCCTTGACGCCACCATGAGGC from bacterium includes the following:
- a CDS encoding aldo/keto reductase; the protein is MKYKQLGRTGLLVSELCFGTMTFGGKGFWKAIGQLPQAAANDLIDRVLEAGVNFIDTANVYSEGESEKILGKALGKRRKDVVLATKVFSRMGPGPNETGLSRAHIMQAVEDSLTRLGTDYIDLYQIHGFDALTPMEETLRALDDLVHSGKVRYIGCSNLAAWQLMKALWISDKCNLHRFESLQAYYTIASRELERELVPLLEDQNLGLMVWSPLAGGLLTGKFDREGKGPGNARRADFDFPLVDKERAFDLVDVMREIAEDKGVTVAQVALSWLLHQPVVTSVIIGAKTPEQLNENLAAPDVQLSQDDLARLKDASELPPEYPGWMINRQSRHRFPETPEDE
- a CDS encoding CIA30 family protein, with protein sequence MDKLLTLFDFSSPEAAASWGSIDDRVMGGVSNSAFLYEDSSGALFTGEVSMEHGGGFASVRSGHLDFDLSDYQGLAISFMGDGNSYKLSVTTEPRFDSVIYRAIFNTKPGVWEELKIPFGRFVPTFRGEIVPGAPELDPSPIVALGLLISQRQKGPFRLKVSFIKAYRQ
- a CDS encoding heme-binding protein; the protein is MTLKDENLILVTEADGSYFDKSNQMFGNLFDYIKGHNIPMSAPVEGSVDEEARMVFYVGPGVEDEGLTDDGKVRVVRLPERKVAAMGGRGSYKEKNVRKYLDQLEAYLAGQSQYETAGLAYTVFWNPPFIPWFLRHLEVHIPVRSTEDGPGQ